From Achromobacter spanius, a single genomic window includes:
- a CDS encoding terminase small subunit, producing MALTDKKRRFVDALLSGLTGAKAAIHAGYSENGAAQAAARLMRDKHVLAAVGRIAEVNKSVNKNRINKKAESPNPKEPDSPASGPQATAADTDLIDGIGLKALGLTSDPRAVLVAIMNDAGEEPKLRLEAAKALMPFTHGKIAEQGKKGAKQEAANKAATGGRFAPPPPPTHLRVVGKG from the coding sequence ATGGCATTAACCGACAAAAAGCGCCGCTTCGTCGATGCGCTGCTGTCGGGTCTAACCGGTGCGAAAGCCGCTATCCATGCGGGTTACAGCGAAAACGGGGCGGCCCAAGCAGCCGCCCGCCTGATGCGTGACAAGCATGTTCTGGCCGCCGTGGGGCGCATTGCCGAGGTTAACAAATCAGTTAACAAAAATCGGATTAACAAAAAGGCCGAATCACCGAATCCCAAGGAGCCGGATTCTCCGGCAAGCGGACCGCAAGCCACAGCCGCCGACACTGATCTCATCGACGGAATCGGCTTGAAAGCTCTCGGGCTTACCTCAGATCCGCGGGCTGTTCTCGTGGCGATCATGAACGACGCGGGGGAAGAGCCGAAACTTCGGCTGGAGGCGGCCAAAGCGCTCATGCCGTTCACGCACGGGAAAATTGCGGAACAGGGCAAGAAGGGCGCGAAGCAGGAGGCGGCAAACAAGGCTGCTACCGGTGGGCGATTCGCGCCGCCAC
- a CDS encoding HNH endonuclease signature motif containing protein: protein MKLTTLKPRIAMAASRLAVAPTPSTKRMTGRKLQNRRLRVWSADPHCAHCGALTVYPEGFELDHKVSLNDGGADTDENSQVLCVSRDPHGRKVGCHDAKTRQDMGYRSRT from the coding sequence ATGAAGCTCACGACACTCAAGCCGCGCATTGCAATGGCCGCCTCCAGGCTGGCCGTTGCGCCCACGCCCAGCACAAAGCGCATGACGGGCCGCAAGCTGCAAAACCGCCGGTTGCGTGTCTGGTCTGCTGATCCACATTGCGCCCACTGCGGCGCTCTGACCGTGTACCCCGAGGGGTTCGAGCTGGACCACAAGGTCAGCCTGAACGATGGCGGCGCGGATACCGACGAGAACTCGCAGGTGCTGTGCGTCTCGCGCGATCCGCACGGTCGCAAGGTCGGATGCCACGACGCCAAGACGCGTCAGGACATGGGATACAGGAGCCGCACCTAA
- a CDS encoding YdaU family protein: MNYYSHNIGDYAQATMHLSLVEDAIYSRLLRRYYAEEQPIKDDLQLICRWVGARTEEDRAAVPMILKEFFELTDGAWRNKRADSEIAAYQEKAKTNRVNGKAGGRPKKKPNETQSVSGGLPEETQADATGNPDGAQEKPSRNPNQEPRTNKYSVPNGTGGAPPEPPSAVDQIFALGLPLLIAAGQPEKQARSMLGMFRKNHDDADIVRAIQQCVDDQAIEPVGYLQRVLRSGAARPSRPLSAAQRRASWNEEMGAAVGAPGAPREINMGVIDATTH, from the coding sequence ATGAATTACTACAGCCACAACATCGGCGACTACGCCCAGGCCACGATGCATCTGAGCCTGGTGGAAGACGCCATCTACAGCCGCCTGCTGCGCCGCTACTACGCGGAAGAACAGCCGATCAAGGACGATCTGCAGCTGATCTGCCGGTGGGTGGGGGCGCGCACCGAGGAAGATCGTGCGGCTGTTCCCATGATCCTGAAGGAGTTCTTCGAGCTTACGGACGGCGCTTGGCGCAATAAGCGGGCGGATAGCGAAATCGCCGCGTATCAGGAGAAGGCGAAAACCAACCGGGTTAATGGGAAGGCTGGCGGGAGGCCGAAGAAGAAACCCAACGAAACCCAGTCGGTTTCTGGTGGGTTGCCAGAAGAAACCCAAGCGGATGCCACGGGAAACCCAGACGGGGCCCAGGAGAAACCCAGTCGTAACCCTAACCAAGAACCAAGAACCAATAAATATTCCGTTCCTAATGGAACGGGCGGCGCGCCGCCGGAGCCGCCTTCGGCTGTCGATCAAATTTTTGCCCTGGGCCTGCCCTTGCTCATCGCTGCCGGACAGCCGGAAAAGCAAGCCCGCTCAATGCTGGGCATGTTCCGCAAGAATCACGATGACGCGGACATCGTCCGGGCCATCCAGCAATGCGTGGACGACCAGGCAATTGAGCCCGTGGGGTACCTGCAGCGCGTCTTGCGCTCGGGAGCGGCCCGGCCTTCACGCCCGCTGAGCGCGGCACAGCGGCGGGCATCGTGGAACGAGGAGATGGGGGCGGCGGTCGGGGCGCCCGGTGCTCCCCGCGAAATCAACATGGGAGTAATCGATGCAACAACGCACTGA
- a CDS encoding nuclease domain-containing protein has product MSLTRKTPLKQKTPLKRGAPMMRATPMPPPRAAMKARKKGKKPPKTVYRNQALLDLAKGEECLLRVPRYCQGDTDTTVACHSNLLRDGKGKGIKAHDWAIAFGCGPCHWFIDQSPAPLEQKLTYFIPGLRLTRLRIIALGKWPEEAERGYQALYGVTE; this is encoded by the coding sequence ATGTCGCTGACACGCAAGACGCCCCTCAAGCAGAAGACACCGCTGAAGCGTGGTGCGCCGATGATGCGCGCAACGCCAATGCCGCCACCACGTGCGGCCATGAAGGCGCGCAAGAAGGGCAAGAAGCCGCCCAAGACGGTCTACCGCAATCAGGCGCTGCTTGACCTTGCCAAGGGCGAGGAATGTCTGCTGCGCGTGCCCAGGTATTGCCAGGGCGACACGGATACCACGGTGGCCTGCCATTCCAACCTGCTGCGCGACGGCAAGGGGAAGGGCATCAAGGCGCACGATTGGGCCATTGCGTTTGGCTGCGGTCCCTGCCACTGGTTCATTGACCAATCGCCAGCACCGCTGGAACAGAAGCTCACCTATTTCATCCCCGGCTTGCGCCTTACGCGCTTGCGCATCATCGCCTTGGGCAAGTGGCCCGAGGAAGCCGAGCGCGGTTATCAGGCGCTCTACGGAGTCACCGAATGA
- a CDS encoding phage regulatory CII family protein translates to MNITTAADLTVHDYKGGSEALGAVIGMSPAVLRNKVNPNNTTHHLTLAEADRIVRMTGDVRILAAFAHGNGYLLVKAPESCGESDMSVLEQVAALMIAHGRFGHEVYDALADGGVDQQEMQRVDAAGRALMEAVAGVARRLSGMAEQ, encoded by the coding sequence ATGAACATCACCACTGCGGCCGATTTGACGGTGCATGACTACAAGGGCGGCAGCGAGGCGCTGGGGGCGGTTATCGGCATGTCGCCGGCCGTGCTGCGCAACAAGGTCAACCCCAACAACACCACGCATCACCTGACGCTGGCTGAGGCCGACCGCATTGTGCGAATGACGGGGGATGTGCGCATCCTGGCCGCCTTCGCGCATGGCAACGGCTATCTGCTGGTCAAGGCGCCCGAGTCCTGCGGCGAGAGCGACATGTCAGTGCTGGAGCAGGTCGCGGCGCTGATGATCGCGCATGGCCGGTTCGGTCATGAGGTGTACGACGCCCTGGCTGATGGCGGTGTTGACCAGCAGGAAATGCAGCGTGTGGATGCTGCGGGCCGCGCCCTGATGGAAGCAGTCGCGGGCGTCGCGCGCCGGCTCAGCGGGATGGCCGAGCAATGA
- a CDS encoding S24 family peptidase, with product MTFQERIKQAFEEEAARRADAGEPRLTKTDIWKAADASSGAATHWFNGSNGMDMATCMKVAPLLKVNAQWLYDGTGPKRNRPDGSAEVPAIPPTAPWPFPEISEQDVRALPPAQLNALQGALALAIAQLKLGIKVSHQAPVTANVIPLRAHKPGGLVDMDHADDPFPMRIAGLPPAPWEGGHTTFQAERNPKIRISTQTGVTANAGPGEPHAANDRFEKVPELAEVRLAAGDGIENHSEDQTGMIQFRRSFLKAVGADNGKARVVYAKGDSMEPVIRDGAALLVVPNENLTLQDVASGGVYAINYDGKMLVKTVTRDKLTGRWVARSFNPAYYDIPLENGHPVRVLGQVVWAGAKLRDDEAGQWVRS from the coding sequence ATGACCTTTCAGGAAAGAATTAAGCAGGCCTTCGAAGAAGAAGCGGCCCGTCGCGCGGACGCGGGCGAGCCACGCCTGACGAAAACGGACATATGGAAGGCTGCTGACGCATCGTCTGGCGCCGCGACCCATTGGTTCAACGGGTCGAACGGCATGGATATGGCGACGTGCATGAAGGTCGCGCCGCTGCTGAAAGTCAACGCGCAGTGGTTGTACGACGGCACCGGCCCCAAGCGAAACCGCCCAGACGGATCCGCCGAGGTTCCAGCCATCCCGCCCACGGCGCCGTGGCCCTTTCCGGAAATTTCAGAACAGGACGTCCGCGCCTTGCCCCCTGCTCAGCTGAACGCGCTGCAGGGCGCTTTGGCGTTGGCCATCGCGCAGCTGAAGCTCGGGATCAAGGTTTCGCATCAGGCACCGGTCACTGCCAACGTCATTCCTTTGCGGGCTCACAAGCCTGGCGGCCTGGTCGACATGGACCATGCTGATGACCCCTTCCCTATGCGAATTGCGGGCTTGCCGCCCGCTCCGTGGGAAGGCGGCCACACCACGTTCCAGGCCGAGCGCAATCCGAAGATCAGAATCAGCACGCAAACGGGCGTGACGGCGAACGCCGGACCGGGCGAGCCTCACGCCGCCAATGACAGATTCGAGAAAGTGCCGGAGCTGGCTGAGGTGCGTCTGGCCGCGGGCGACGGCATCGAGAACCACAGCGAAGACCAGACCGGCATGATCCAGTTCCGCCGCTCATTCCTCAAGGCGGTGGGCGCCGACAACGGAAAGGCCCGTGTGGTGTATGCGAAAGGCGACAGCATGGAGCCAGTCATTCGTGACGGCGCCGCCCTACTCGTCGTCCCCAACGAAAACCTGACGCTGCAGGACGTGGCCAGCGGCGGCGTGTACGCCATCAACTACGACGGCAAGATGCTAGTCAAGACTGTGACACGAGACAAGCTCACTGGGCGCTGGGTCGCGCGCTCGTTCAATCCGGCCTACTACGACATTCCGTTGGAGAACGGCCACCCTGTGCGCGTGCTTGGGCAGGTGGTGTGGGCTGGTGCCAAGCTGCGGGACGACGAGGCTGGACAGTGGGTGCGGTCGTGA
- a CDS encoding SDH family Clp fold serine proteinase, producing MSNLDTHIGYGLNYYGEQLEEEFGCPVLSYVGQIHPAIQGRFVESVEALATRRQKQDRFTNPGRLVIVLDTPGGLVEAVEKMVVVVRHNFDEVFFIVPRAAMSAGTIFCMSGDKIYMDYTSSLGPIDPQVSLQDGNWVPALGYIDKVKEFIDKSMNGLLTDAELLMLQRLDLATLRRYEQARDLSISLLKEWLVKYKFKDWNEHQTTNPGSPVTVEQKQERAQQIATDLSNNQLWHSHGRMIGINKLQTGLKLKIEDYTHDANLRLRVRQYAELLLEFADKQSTPIYLHYSKT from the coding sequence ATGTCAAATCTCGACACCCATATCGGCTACGGACTTAACTACTATGGCGAACAATTAGAGGAAGAGTTCGGTTGCCCCGTTTTGTCATACGTTGGTCAGATTCACCCAGCAATTCAAGGCCGCTTTGTGGAGAGCGTTGAAGCACTGGCGACACGGAGACAGAAACAGGACCGCTTTACAAATCCGGGACGCTTGGTGATTGTCCTTGACACGCCGGGAGGTTTGGTCGAAGCGGTTGAGAAGATGGTGGTGGTAGTTCGTCACAACTTCGACGAGGTCTTCTTCATTGTTCCGCGGGCGGCGATGTCGGCCGGAACTATTTTTTGTATGTCGGGTGACAAGATCTACATGGATTACACGTCCTCCTTGGGGCCGATCGACCCACAGGTCAGCCTCCAGGATGGCAACTGGGTGCCTGCGCTGGGCTACATCGACAAAGTCAAAGAGTTCATCGACAAGTCAATGAATGGTCTCCTTACAGACGCTGAGCTACTAATGCTACAGCGACTTGATTTAGCTACTCTTCGACGGTACGAGCAAGCGCGAGACCTCTCGATCAGCCTGCTGAAGGAATGGTTGGTCAAGTACAAGTTCAAAGACTGGAACGAGCATCAAACGACTAATCCGGGTAGCCCCGTCACTGTGGAACAAAAACAAGAGCGTGCCCAGCAGATTGCAACTGACCTTAGCAACAATCAGCTGTGGCACTCTCACGGGCGGATGATAGGAATAAATAAGCTGCAAACAGGCCTCAAATTGAAAATTGAGGACTACACTCATGATGCTAACCTACGATTGCGGGTGAGGCAGTATGCTGAGCTTTTGCTTGAATTTGCAGACAAGCAATCGACCCCAATTTATTTGCACTACAGTAAGACCTAG
- a CDS encoding diguanylate phosphodiesterase, with protein sequence MLSTLIYRSRVVELMSSEDLNGLLMQARERNVALHVTGVLLFDGVHFVQLLEGPDEAVAEIFSAIRRDPRHKNVVLLMRDQGPHRRFGGDSMAILDLRNLDSQRVSSLILQKMRKKARLASSDDRVVKILGWYALASGTDHIVEGEDADNWRFVASGPSLAHEDPDAPARSYPFALQPIVDPLRRKITSFEFLIRSKTGGSPEQMFSSLDPVERYILDLESKSSAFELARRLNLADVKLSVNLLPMSLIEDPAAVERLVDQISACGWSPQDVIVEVTEQEAIASPQAFKDAIERVRRAGIGVAIDDFGAGFAGLSLLADFQPDKLKIDRQIIQNIHQDGPRQAIVCAIARACSAMGITPVAEGVERIEEWCWLQAAGFERFQGYLFAKPALNGVPEVRWPERTSQH encoded by the coding sequence ATGCTATCGACATTGATATACCGGAGCCGTGTCGTTGAATTGATGAGTTCGGAAGATCTGAACGGTCTTTTGATGCAAGCCCGCGAGCGGAATGTGGCACTGCACGTGACAGGCGTATTGCTTTTCGACGGTGTGCATTTTGTGCAGCTCTTAGAAGGCCCGGATGAGGCAGTGGCTGAGATTTTTTCTGCCATCAGGCGCGACCCTAGGCACAAGAACGTTGTGCTTTTGATGCGAGATCAGGGGCCGCATCGACGTTTCGGCGGAGATTCGATGGCAATTCTCGACCTTCGAAATCTCGACTCGCAGCGGGTGTCTTCGCTCATCCTCCAAAAGATGCGCAAGAAAGCCAGGTTGGCGAGCAGTGATGACCGAGTAGTTAAGATTCTTGGCTGGTACGCGCTTGCAAGTGGGACCGACCATATTGTTGAGGGCGAAGACGCAGATAACTGGCGATTCGTGGCAAGCGGGCCCTCTTTGGCGCATGAAGACCCCGATGCGCCGGCGCGGTCGTATCCTTTTGCGTTGCAACCCATCGTCGATCCCCTACGGCGCAAGATAACTTCATTTGAGTTCCTAATCCGTAGCAAGACCGGAGGATCCCCGGAGCAAATGTTCTCCAGTCTCGATCCTGTGGAGCGTTACATCCTCGACCTCGAATCTAAGTCATCCGCATTTGAGCTGGCCCGCCGATTGAACCTTGCGGACGTGAAGCTCTCGGTCAACCTCTTGCCAATGTCGTTGATAGAAGATCCTGCGGCTGTCGAACGCTTAGTCGATCAGATTTCTGCGTGCGGATGGTCGCCGCAGGACGTCATAGTCGAGGTTACAGAGCAAGAAGCCATAGCAAGCCCTCAAGCGTTTAAAGACGCCATCGAACGCGTCCGCCGAGCCGGTATTGGCGTGGCAATCGACGATTTTGGCGCCGGCTTTGCGGGGCTATCCCTTCTTGCAGACTTCCAGCCAGACAAACTCAAGATTGATCGACAGATCATTCAGAATATTCATCAGGATGGACCTCGCCAAGCGATCGTTTGCGCCATTGCACGCGCGTGCTCCGCAATGGGAATTACGCCAGTTGCCGAGGGCGTTGAGCGGATTGAGGAATGGTGCTGGCTTCAGGCTGCCGGGTTCGAACGTTTCCAAGGCTATCTGTTCGCGAAGCCCGCATTGAATGGGGTTCCCGAAGTGCGGTGGCCTGAGCGAACCTCGCAGCATTAA
- a CDS encoding recombination-associated protein RdgC, with protein sequence MWFKNLKIYRLSAPLSDYAEKLQAGLKRHAFQSSTNLEMQSIGWIAPREGGELAHPVAGRFLLSMRAEKKLLPPSVIAQVARVRAEEIEEQQGYKLGRKQMKEIKERVADELLPRAFSVYRDTRVWIDPVNRWLVIDTASSSKADEVVGLLAKTVDPMPLENLYVVESPAAAMTGWLAEDEAPNNFTIDQDTELRSSGTSGAAVRYLKHSIDAEDARRHIQSGKQCTRLAMTWADRISFVLTEGLDIRRVSPLDVLKEGADYSQNEDEKFDSDMVLMTGELAKMRAELVEALGGEKKF encoded by the coding sequence ATGTGGTTCAAGAACCTCAAGATTTACCGCCTGTCCGCACCGCTCTCCGACTATGCGGAAAAGCTGCAGGCGGGTCTGAAGCGTCACGCCTTCCAATCCAGCACCAACCTCGAAATGCAGTCCATTGGATGGATCGCGCCCCGCGAAGGCGGAGAGCTCGCCCACCCCGTTGCCGGTCGCTTCCTGCTCAGCATGCGCGCCGAGAAGAAGCTCCTGCCCCCCTCCGTGATTGCGCAGGTCGCTAGGGTGCGGGCCGAGGAAATCGAAGAGCAGCAGGGTTACAAGCTCGGCCGCAAGCAAATGAAGGAAATCAAGGAACGCGTGGCCGACGAGCTTCTGCCGCGCGCCTTCAGCGTCTACCGCGATACCCGCGTCTGGATTGACCCGGTGAATCGCTGGCTGGTGATCGACACCGCCTCATCATCCAAAGCGGATGAGGTCGTCGGCCTTCTGGCGAAGACGGTTGACCCCATGCCCCTGGAAAACCTGTATGTCGTGGAGTCGCCCGCTGCGGCCATGACCGGCTGGTTGGCTGAAGATGAAGCCCCAAACAACTTCACCATCGACCAGGACACCGAACTGCGCTCCTCTGGCACCAGCGGCGCGGCGGTCCGCTACCTGAAGCATTCCATCGACGCGGAAGACGCTCGCCGGCATATCCAGTCCGGCAAGCAATGCACCCGCCTCGCCATGACCTGGGCCGACCGCATTTCGTTCGTCCTGACCGAAGGTCTGGATATCCGCCGAGTCTCGCCACTGGACGTGCTGAAGGAAGGCGCGGACTACTCGCAGAACGAAGACGAGAAGTTCGACTCGGACATGGTCCTCATGACCGGCGAACTCGCCAAGATGCGTGCCGAGCTGGTGGAAGCGCTCGGCGGCGAGAAGAAATTTTGA
- a CDS encoding ParB/RepB/Spo0J family partition protein, whose protein sequence is MTESTAPVSFRQKILSKEIKRAHAMQVRYEDLHIEPGFNLRTPIELLDGQEREQAEADDEALFQHIMSGGKIPPLEVRPRPAGGVWLVDGHRRHAQIGRAISAGAPLHDKDGVVWIDVTAFEGNDADRTARVISSAQGRHLTPLETAFGYAKLAGFKWDNERISRLEHVSPQWVGKMIALAHANSDVHALVRSGAVKASTAIEAVAKHGEGAGLFLQDEFKKAKASGKSRVTHSTIHGRALPRKVVSPLISGVDTFMHGLDANQRATLLDIQEGRVAAETITIPAAALLDLFRAHGAVETARAKQAEKRRRQAETAASASQAEIPTAEDVPA, encoded by the coding sequence ATGACCGAATCCACCGCCCCCGTTTCCTTCCGGCAGAAGATCCTCTCGAAAGAAATCAAGCGCGCCCACGCAATGCAGGTCCGGTATGAGGATCTGCACATCGAGCCCGGTTTCAACCTGCGCACCCCTATCGAACTATTGGACGGCCAAGAGCGCGAACAGGCCGAGGCGGACGACGAGGCCCTGTTTCAACACATCATGTCCGGTGGCAAGATCCCGCCGCTCGAAGTCCGCCCCCGGCCCGCAGGTGGCGTGTGGCTGGTAGACGGCCACCGTCGCCACGCCCAGATCGGTCGAGCGATTTCCGCCGGCGCGCCACTGCACGACAAAGATGGCGTTGTCTGGATCGACGTGACCGCATTCGAAGGCAACGATGCGGACCGCACCGCCCGCGTCATCAGCAGCGCCCAGGGCCGGCACCTGACCCCGCTGGAAACCGCCTTCGGCTACGCCAAGCTGGCGGGCTTCAAGTGGGACAACGAACGCATCAGCCGCCTGGAACACGTCTCCCCTCAATGGGTCGGCAAGATGATCGCACTGGCCCACGCCAACAGCGATGTGCATGCCCTGGTGCGTTCCGGTGCGGTGAAGGCATCCACCGCCATCGAGGCCGTTGCCAAGCATGGCGAGGGCGCTGGCTTGTTCCTGCAAGACGAGTTTAAGAAAGCCAAGGCCTCCGGCAAGTCCCGCGTGACGCACAGCACCATCCACGGCCGCGCCCTGCCCCGCAAAGTGGTCTCCCCGCTCATCAGCGGCGTGGACACGTTCATGCATGGCCTGGACGCCAACCAGCGCGCGACCCTCTTGGACATCCAGGAAGGCCGCGTAGCCGCCGAAACCATCACTATCCCAGCCGCCGCCCTGCTCGATCTATTCCGGGCCCACGGTGCCGTTGAAACCGCTCGCGCCAAACAGGCGGAGAAGCGGCGCCGCCAGGCAGAGACCGCGGCTTCCGCCAGCCAGGCCGAAATCCCCACCGCAGAGGATGTCCCCGCATGA
- a CDS encoding Nin-like protein, translating into MDPYHIDGPALIQFSGGRTSAYMLRQILDAHQGALPDDVHVAFQNTGKEREETLAFIEECSQRWGVPITWMEWDGFENGSRSRCIFRIVDFKSASREGEPFERMMDALGMLPNPVARLCTANLKVKTSRAWALSLGYDTWDAVMGIRADEPRRVARLGAPGRDNSAGIPYLPLARSGVAKADVLAFWRRQPFDLRLDPAGDLGNCDLCFLKSRAKIVAAIRREPTRHVWWAKQESRPNGATFRSDRPRYTELAREAEFQSRQNILPHIESEDEALADCMCGD; encoded by the coding sequence ATGGACCCGTATCACATCGATGGTCCGGCCTTAATTCAGTTCAGCGGCGGCCGAACAAGCGCCTATATGCTGCGCCAAATCTTGGACGCGCACCAAGGTGCATTGCCGGATGACGTGCATGTGGCGTTCCAGAACACCGGCAAGGAGCGGGAGGAAACTCTGGCATTCATCGAGGAATGCAGTCAGCGCTGGGGAGTTCCCATCACCTGGATGGAGTGGGATGGCTTCGAGAATGGAAGTCGGTCCCGCTGCATTTTTCGGATCGTCGACTTCAAGAGCGCCAGCAGAGAAGGCGAGCCGTTCGAACGCATGATGGACGCTTTGGGAATGCTTCCAAACCCCGTGGCCAGGTTGTGCACGGCAAACTTGAAAGTGAAGACCTCCCGAGCCTGGGCGCTTTCGCTGGGGTACGACACCTGGGATGCAGTAATGGGAATTCGAGCCGATGAACCTCGCCGCGTGGCCAGACTCGGCGCGCCTGGGCGGGACAACAGCGCAGGCATCCCGTATCTGCCGCTGGCCCGTTCTGGCGTAGCCAAGGCAGACGTGCTGGCGTTCTGGCGTAGGCAGCCGTTTGACCTGCGGCTAGATCCGGCTGGCGATCTAGGAAATTGCGACCTTTGCTTTCTGAAGTCGCGGGCCAAGATCGTTGCTGCCATTCGCCGTGAGCCGACTCGTCATGTCTGGTGGGCAAAGCAGGAATCCCGTCCGAACGGCGCGACGTTCCGATCCGACCGCCCGCGATACACCGAACTGGCCCGCGAGGCTGAATTCCAATCACGCCAGAACATCCTGCCCCACATCGAGAGCGAGGATGAAGCCCTGGCGGACTGCATGTGTGGAGACTGA
- a CDS encoding DUF4224 domain-containing protein produces the protein MDPILSDAALQRLTGYAQAAAQQRVLNEYGIPYKVVRKHNIVLVAHVAAWVEGRPTPRHSAPNLSAVS, from the coding sequence ATGGACCCCATCCTGTCCGACGCCGCGCTGCAACGCCTGACCGGCTATGCCCAGGCAGCGGCACAGCAACGCGTCTTAAACGAATACGGCATCCCTTACAAGGTGGTGCGCAAACACAACATCGTCTTGGTAGCCCATGTGGCCGCCTGGGTGGAGGGCCGCCCCACGCCACGCCACTCCGCCCCCAACCTCTCCGCCGTCTCATGA
- a CDS encoding integrase: MVTYYFYDCRSDGQPDIPLGTDYEQAVAKWDEIREGGPRIVGTLEEAFAAWESDKETGLLSYQNAETRDGYSKCLRKLRPVFAAATWESIELVHLTGYLRRRTAKTRGNREMALLQIVWNWARKEGYTTAHWPAAGLEKSRWKNPEKAREFEVTDDLFDAVYFAGDQVLQDAMDIATATGMRIKDAILVPLPDGDLLRLRANKTGKKADFDVSLSAVLPGLIKRRRSIRAHHQMLLSTATGRPVTYTMLRNRWEFARELAALNVEAAGEPRLAEEIRSMILRDMRKRAGDLSESDEAASQLLQHSSVNLTRRHYRTKVARLKPVR, encoded by the coding sequence GTGGTCACGTACTATTTCTATGATTGTCGTTCGGACGGGCAACCTGATATCCCACTCGGCACGGACTACGAGCAGGCAGTGGCGAAGTGGGATGAAATTCGCGAGGGTGGGCCACGCATCGTCGGCACGCTCGAGGAAGCCTTTGCAGCCTGGGAATCTGACAAAGAGACCGGCCTGCTTTCCTATCAAAACGCCGAAACCAGAGACGGATACAGCAAATGCCTGCGAAAGCTGCGCCCGGTATTCGCCGCTGCCACGTGGGAATCCATCGAACTTGTCCACCTCACTGGCTATCTGCGGCGACGTACAGCGAAGACCCGCGGCAATCGCGAAATGGCTTTGCTGCAAATCGTTTGGAACTGGGCTCGCAAAGAGGGCTATACAACCGCACACTGGCCCGCTGCAGGCCTGGAAAAGTCTCGCTGGAAAAATCCGGAGAAAGCTCGCGAGTTCGAAGTGACCGACGACCTCTTCGACGCAGTCTACTTTGCGGGCGACCAAGTTCTGCAAGATGCCATGGATATCGCCACCGCAACCGGCATGCGGATCAAAGACGCGATCCTTGTTCCCTTGCCGGACGGTGACCTATTGCGGCTGCGGGCTAACAAAACGGGAAAGAAAGCAGACTTCGATGTCTCGCTTTCAGCAGTCTTGCCCGGCTTGATTAAGCGCCGGCGGTCCATCCGCGCGCATCATCAGATGTTGCTCAGCACCGCGACCGGCCGACCGGTTACGTACACCATGCTGCGCAACCGCTGGGAGTTCGCGCGCGAGCTGGCCGCCTTAAACGTGGAAGCGGCTGGCGAGCCTCGGCTCGCGGAAGAAATCCGGTCCATGATCCTTCGCGATATGCGTAAGCGCGCTGGGGATCTTTCCGAGAGCGACGAAGCAGCTAGTCAACTGCTTCAGCACAGCAGCGTCAACCTCACCAGGAGACACTATCGAACCAAGGTCGCACGCCTCAAGCCTGTCCGCTAA